In Crinalium epipsammum PCC 9333, the following are encoded in one genomic region:
- a CDS encoding Cfr10I/Bse634I family restriction endonuclease has product MVNNIEWFTKKDGDKVQINSRIIYRNLSTELVNKLDNNLSVNEIISWIKNTTREAFREQYARYPEVGALNNAAGRWNEFIATTLLSEIAFDINQKTDECIAVFSLPDSRLQKEDSDEVSSKFLSLFSKDEFDTGKALAKITPFKNNIFLPSPDYVIVVLANSDIVTSVQCLLAQQAKAPDTLALYNFLKGKIQVGELKAAVSLKTSNRSDRRYQPLFEAAMIKSMGYLLDQPWKYYMVASTLTPADKSIFSKAISPHSMALEQNAKLVDGTYLYNRKSNLEPLVQAAIENA; this is encoded by the coding sequence ATGGTTAATAATATTGAATGGTTTACCAAAAAGGATGGGGATAAAGTTCAAATCAATAGCAGAATAATTTATAGAAATTTGTCAACGGAATTAGTTAATAAACTAGATAATAATTTATCTGTTAATGAAATAATAAGCTGGATAAAAAATACAACAAGGGAAGCTTTTAGAGAACAATACGCTAGGTATCCTGAAGTAGGCGCTCTCAACAACGCAGCAGGGCGATGGAATGAATTTATAGCGACTACCTTGTTATCTGAAATTGCCTTTGACATAAATCAAAAGACTGATGAGTGTATTGCTGTATTTTCTCTACCAGACTCACGATTACAAAAAGAAGACTCAGATGAAGTATCTTCTAAATTTCTAAGTTTATTCAGTAAAGATGAATTCGATACTGGAAAGGCTTTAGCTAAGATTACACCGTTTAAAAATAATATTTTCTTGCCAAGCCCAGATTATGTGATTGTTGTCCTTGCTAATAGTGATATTGTAACGTCTGTTCAATGCCTTTTAGCACAGCAAGCAAAAGCTCCTGATACTTTGGCGCTGTACAATTTTTTAAAAGGGAAAATACAGGTAGGAGAGTTAAAAGCAGCAGTTTCTCTTAAAACTTCCAACCGTTCTGATCGTCGTTATCAACCTTTGTTTGAGGCAGCAATGATTAAATCAATGGGCTACTTATTGGATCAACCTTGGAAATATTACATGGTTGCAAGTACTTTAACCCCTGCTGATAAGAGTATTTTTAGTAAAGCAATTAGTCCTCATAGTATGGCATTGGAACAAAATGCGAAGTTAGTAGATGGTACATATTTATACAACCGAAAATCAAATTTAGAACCTTTAGTTCAAGCGGCTATTGAAAATGCTTAA
- a CDS encoding DNA cytosine methyltransferase yields the protein MSNKPKIFSFFAGSGFLDLGFELNGFNIAYVSEIYSPFMQAYRYSRKALNLSLPEYGYYEGEEADVSKLTEEQQALRLWSLIEDARKTTDIIGFIGGAPCPDFSVGGKNRGSEGDKGKLSASYIELICQQKPDFFLFENVKGLYKTKKHRSFFEQLKYQLNNSGYLLTECLINAIEYGVPQDRSRIIIIGFTKDLINNKRIKNFDNLKELPDEFFDWKKYTIYPKCQAFSYPWSSTDPFVEDSTLSFPNNVPEELTIEYWFRKNDVFNHQNSEHYFKPRAGLKRFTTVAEGDDSKKSYKRLHRWRYSPTACYGNNEVHLHPYKVRRISVAEALAIQSLPRDFILPDNMSLTNMFKTIGNGVPYLAAKGIAQSILDFLTTPELCYTPPASKQLELPLILF from the coding sequence ATGAGCAATAAACCTAAGATTTTTTCTTTTTTTGCTGGTTCAGGATTTCTAGATTTAGGCTTTGAACTGAATGGCTTTAACATAGCTTATGTAAGCGAGATTTATTCTCCCTTTATGCAGGCATATCGTTACTCTCGAAAAGCTCTCAACTTATCTTTACCAGAATATGGATATTATGAGGGAGAAGAAGCAGATGTTAGTAAACTGACGGAAGAACAACAAGCCCTACGTCTGTGGTCTTTAATAGAGGATGCACGCAAAACTACTGATATTATTGGGTTTATTGGTGGCGCTCCTTGTCCTGATTTTTCCGTTGGTGGAAAAAACCGAGGAAGTGAAGGAGATAAGGGAAAACTTTCCGCTTCGTATATTGAATTAATTTGCCAACAAAAACCTGATTTCTTTTTATTTGAAAATGTTAAAGGCTTGTATAAAACAAAAAAACACCGCTCTTTTTTTGAGCAACTTAAGTATCAGCTTAATAATTCAGGATATTTATTAACAGAATGCTTAATCAATGCTATAGAATACGGTGTTCCACAGGATAGAAGTAGAATAATTATTATTGGCTTTACAAAAGATTTAATAAATAATAAAAGAATTAAAAATTTTGACAATCTTAAAGAACTTCCTGATGAATTTTTTGATTGGAAAAAATATACTATATACCCAAAATGCCAAGCATTTTCTTATCCTTGGTCTTCTACAGACCCCTTTGTGGAAGATTCTACCCTTTCTTTTCCCAATAACGTTCCTGAAGAACTGACTATTGAGTACTGGTTTAGAAAAAATGATGTATTCAATCATCAAAATTCTGAACACTATTTTAAGCCTAGAGCCGGACTAAAAAGGTTTACAACTGTTGCTGAAGGAGATGATTCAAAGAAGTCTTACAAGCGACTTCACAGATGGCGTTATTCTCCTACAGCTTGCTATGGCAATAACGAAGTACACTTACATCCTTACAAAGTGCGTCGCATATCCGTAGCTGAAGCTTTAGCTATACAATCTTTACCTAGAGATTTTATATTACCAGATAATATGTCACTAACTAATATGTTTAAAACGATTGGTAATGGTGTTCCTTATTTAGCTGCAAAAGGTATTGCTCAAAGTATCCTTGACTTTCTAACAACACCTGAATTGTGTTACACGCCACCAGCTAGTAAGCAGTTAGAGTTACCACTGATATTGTTTTAA
- a CDS encoding helix-turn-helix domain-containing protein produces the protein MRQKRELDIKHRFGLAIKQRRSELGISQEELAFRSEIHRTYISDIERGSRNPSLVNIEKLANALDISVSALFANYGIEADTKNG, from the coding sequence GTGAGGCAAAAACGCGAACTAGATATTAAGCACCGCTTTGGATTGGCGATAAAGCAACGTAGGAGCGAATTAGGTATTTCGCAAGAAGAGCTTGCTTTTCGATCTGAAATCCACCGCACGTATATTTCAGACATTGAGAGAGGTTCCCGTAATCCCTCGCTAGTCAACATTGAAAAACTAGCAAATGCACTCGATATTTCTGTTTCTGCCCTCTTTGCTAATTATGGAATTGAGGCAGACACAAAAAATGGTTAA
- a CDS encoding glycoside hydrolase family 31 protein: protein MPQYFGKLPINQQPWSTIDPVTAIEKDERHIYLKCGDPSIVISVLAPNLIRVRLSPTGKFKPCRSWAVTLDDSEWSVVPFEVKETTENIEITTAQMRVCVQREGCLIQCYDKDGRPFAHDTDPSMGWRMGAIANWKRIEADEHFYGFGERTGLLDKRSEVKTNWTTDALDYGLLTDEMYQAIPFFMALRPDVGYGIFFNTTFWSQFDIGAEQPGVLQMQTQGDELDYYIIYGAEPAEIIRTYTQLTGRMSLPPKWALGYHQCRWSYESETVVRELAQEFRRRSIPCDVIHLDIDYMQGYRVFTWSSKRFPEPEKLISELAQDGFKTVTIIDPGVKYEPEADYHVFDQGIEKDYFVRSADGKLFHGYVWPDKAVFPDFLRADVREWWGSLHKSLTDIGIAGIWNDMNEPALDDRPFGDPGNKISFPLDAPQGAEDERATHAETHNLYGLMMARSSAEGLEKLRAERSFVLTRSGYAGVQRWSSVWMGDNQSLWEHLEISLPMLCNMGLSGVAFVGCDIGGFAGNATAEMFARWMQVGMLYPFMRGHSAMSTAQHEPWVFGDRTEKICREYINLRYQLLPYIYTLFWEAANTGAPILRPLLYHYPNDPKTYTLYDQVLLGSSLMAAPIYRPGVEHRAVYLPEGVWYDWWSGERYEGGTHILAHAPLEIMPLYVKAGAIIPMMPVMQYVDERPVEQLTLRIWSGTGEFTLYEDDGRTFEYKNGGYATTKYSVLEAGEEILVEIAAREGNWTPAAQEIIVEVVGVGEQRFADDGAERCLTFSTI from the coding sequence ATGCCACAATACTTTGGGAAACTACCGATTAATCAGCAACCCTGGTCAACTATTGACCCAGTAACAGCTATTGAAAAAGACGAACGCCACATCTATCTAAAGTGTGGAGATCCAAGTATTGTTATTAGTGTATTAGCGCCTAATTTAATCCGAGTACGTCTTTCACCAACAGGAAAATTTAAACCGTGCCGCTCTTGGGCTGTAACATTAGATGATAGTGAATGGTCAGTTGTGCCATTTGAAGTTAAGGAAACAACTGAAAATATCGAAATTACCACAGCACAAATGCGGGTGTGCGTTCAACGTGAAGGTTGTCTAATTCAATGTTATGACAAAGATGGACGACCTTTTGCACACGATACCGATCCTAGTATGGGTTGGCGGATGGGTGCGATCGCCAATTGGAAACGCATCGAAGCGGATGAGCATTTCTACGGTTTTGGTGAGCGTACTGGGTTACTAGATAAGCGCAGTGAAGTAAAGACAAATTGGACAACTGATGCACTTGATTATGGCTTGTTAACAGATGAAATGTATCAAGCCATTCCATTTTTTATGGCGTTGCGTCCTGATGTGGGATATGGGATATTCTTTAATACTACATTTTGGAGCCAATTTGATATTGGTGCAGAACAACCTGGTGTTTTGCAAATGCAAACACAGGGGGATGAGTTAGATTACTACATCATTTATGGTGCTGAACCTGCGGAAATTATTCGCACCTACACTCAACTAACAGGTAGAATGTCGCTACCGCCAAAATGGGCGTTAGGTTATCACCAATGTAGATGGAGCTATGAATCAGAAACAGTAGTGCGCGAACTTGCACAAGAGTTTCGCCGCCGTAGTATTCCCTGTGATGTGATTCATTTAGATATTGATTATATGCAGGGATATCGCGTATTTACTTGGAGTTCTAAGCGTTTCCCAGAACCAGAAAAATTAATTAGTGAGTTAGCGCAGGATGGTTTTAAGACTGTAACAATTATCGATCCAGGCGTTAAGTATGAGCCAGAGGCAGATTATCACGTTTTTGATCAAGGCATAGAAAAAGACTATTTTGTGCGTAGTGCTGATGGTAAATTATTTCACGGTTATGTCTGGCCTGATAAAGCAGTTTTCCCTGATTTTTTGCGTGCTGATGTGCGGGAATGGTGGGGAAGTTTACATAAAAGTCTGACAGATATCGGCATTGCTGGTATCTGGAATGATATGAACGAACCCGCATTAGACGACCGACCTTTTGGCGATCCTGGTAATAAAATATCCTTTCCTTTAGATGCACCGCAAGGCGCTGAAGATGAACGTGCTACCCATGCAGAAACACATAATTTATATGGGTTAATGATGGCGAGATCATCTGCTGAAGGGTTAGAAAAGTTGCGTGCAGAGCGATCGTTTGTGTTAACCAGATCTGGTTACGCTGGTGTACAGCGTTGGTCATCTGTGTGGATGGGTGACAACCAATCTTTGTGGGAACATTTAGAAATATCCTTACCCATGTTATGCAATATGGGTTTATCGGGTGTCGCCTTTGTTGGTTGTGACATTGGTGGGTTTGCGGGAAATGCGACAGCAGAAATGTTTGCGAGGTGGATGCAAGTAGGGATGCTTTACCCATTTATGCGCGGACATTCAGCAATGAGTACAGCGCAACATGAACCTTGGGTATTTGGCGATCGCACTGAAAAAATTTGCCGAGAATATATTAACCTACGTTATCAACTACTTCCATACATTTACACCTTATTTTGGGAAGCAGCAAATACAGGCGCACCAATTTTACGACCGTTACTTTATCATTATCCCAACGATCCCAAAACCTATACTCTCTACGATCAAGTATTACTTGGTTCCTCATTAATGGCTGCGCCGATATATCGCCCAGGAGTTGAACATCGCGCCGTTTACCTACCGGAAGGTGTTTGGTATGACTGGTGGAGTGGGGAAAGATACGAAGGCGGAACCCATATTTTGGCACACGCACCATTAGAAATCATGCCACTTTATGTCAAAGCTGGTGCAATTATTCCCATGATGCCAGTAATGCAATACGTTGATGAGCGTCCTGTTGAGCAATTAACATTACGCATTTGGTCTGGTACAGGTGAGTTTACCTTGTATGAAGATGATGGTCGCACCTTTGAATATAAAAATGGTGGTTATGCAACTACAAAATATAGTGTGCTTGAAGCAGGGGAAGAAATTTTAGTTGAAATAGCAGCGCGTGAAGGTAACTGGACACCAGCAGCGCAGGAAATTATCGTAGAAGTGGTTGGCGTGGGGGAACAACGGTTTGCTGATGATGGGGCAGAACGTTGTTTGACCTTCTCAACTATTTAA